One genomic segment of Osmia bicornis bicornis chromosome 16, iOsmBic2.1, whole genome shotgun sequence includes these proteins:
- the LOC114876678 gene encoding aminoacylase-1-like, whose product MSSLSKAQLDATAVENFREYLRIPSVQPNINYDDCITFLQKQAKSLDLPVKVYQVHPGKPIVVLTWVGTQPSEPAILLNSHMDVVPVFEDMWTYPPFGAQMDEQGNIYARGSQDMKCVGIQYLEAIRRFKSAGQRFKRTIHVSFVPDEEIGGALGMKIFVHTKDFQALNIGFALDEGVACPEEQFYLFYAERSIWHVAVECQGTPGHGSLLMDNSAGEKIRTIIDRFMDFRAKEKEKLKNPELQLGDVTSVNLTQLRGGVQTNVVPPSLTAIFDIRVDPSKDHEEFEAMIKKWCEEAGTDVTYSFEQKNPKIESTRLDDSNPYWIAFKKACDDLGINLQIGVFPGGTDSRYVRYVGIPAIGFSPMNKTKILLHDHDEYLNKDIFLKGIEIYLKLIPAVANI is encoded by the exons ATGTCTTCGTTGTCCAAAGCTCAGCTGGATGCAACAGCTGTAGAAAATTTTCGCGAATACCTACGAATACCCTCGGTTCAGCCAAATATCAATTACG atgattgtattacatttttacaaaaacaaGCCAAATCCCTTGACTTACCTGTCAAGGTATACCAGGTTCATCCAGGTAAACCAATTGTGGTTCTCACATGGGTAGGTACACAGCCATCGGAGCCGGCTATTCTTTTGAATAGTCACATGGATGTTGTGCCTGTTTTTGAA GACATGTGGACCTATCCACCCTTTGGTGCCCAGATGGACGAGCAAGGGAACATTTATGCTCGTGGCAGTCAGGATATGAAATGCGTTGGGATACAATATTTAGAAGCGATTCGCCGGTTTAAATCAGCCGGGCAACGTTTTAAAAGAACGATTCACGTTTCTTTTGTACCGGACGAAGAGATAGGCGGAGCACTTGGCATGAAAATATTCGTTCACACCAAGGACTTCCAGGCTTTAAATATCGGTTTCGCGTTGGACGAGGGTGTAGCTTGTCCTGAAGAACAATTTTACTTGTTCTATGCCGAAAGATCCATTTGGCATGTAGCAGTGGAGTGTCAAGGCACTCCTGGCCATGGATCCCTTCTGATGGACAACTCAGCTGGAGAGAAGATAAGAACCATCATTGATCGTTTCATGGACTTTAGAGccaaagagaaagaaaaattgaaaaatcctGAGCTTCAGCTTGGTGACGTCACGTCTGTTAATTTAACACAACTGCGG GGTGGTGTGCAAACCAACGTGGTGCCCCCGTCGCTGACAGCGATCTTCGACATCCGAGTTGATCCTTCTAAAGATCATGAGGAATTTGAAGCTATGATAAAGAAGTGGTGCGAGGAAGCCGGGACTGATGTCACTTACTCATTTGAGCAGAAAAATCCTAAGATAGAGAGTACACGACTGGATGATTCGAATCCCTATTGGATAGCTTTTAAAAAAGCATGCGACGATCTGGGAATAAATCTCCAAATAGGAGTCTTTCCGGGCGGGACGGATAGCCGATACGTGCGATac GTTGGAATTCCTGCTATTGGTTTTTCACCAATGAACAAAACGAAAATACTTCTTCATGATCACGATGAATATCTGAACaaagatatatttttaaagGGTATTGAAATATACCTGAAACTAATCCCGGCAGTAGCCAATATCTAA